From the genome of bacterium:
ACTTGTTCCTGAAATATCTTTGGCTTCCCAGATTATTCAAATATTCAAATCGCGCTTTGGAGACAGAGTTGCCATATTGCATAGCCGATTATCCAAAGGGGAGAGATATGATGAATGGGAGAAAATCAAAAGGGGAAAAGTAGATATTGTTGTTGGTGCAAGGTCAGCAATATTTGCACCGTTTGCCAATCCCGGACTGATAATAGTGGATGAATCACATGAACCTGCATATAAACAAGGAGAGGCGCCCAGATATAATGGCAGGGATGTGGCTATAACGCGCGGAAAGCTCGCTAATATAACGGTTTTGCTTGGAACAGCCACTCCTTCCCTTGAGACATATTATAATATAGAAGTAGGGAAGTATGAACTTATTGAGTTGAAAGAGCGAATAGATAAAAGAAAGCTGCCTGATGTCAGGATTGTTGATATGCAGGATCGCAATGTGAAGATTCCTGAGTCTCAGGTTTTCTCAAAGCCACTGCTACTGGCTATCAAGGATAAACTTTCAAAGAAAGAGCAAATAATATTGTTTTTAAACAGGCGGGGTTTTTCAACATACATTATGTGCTATAAATGCGGCTATGTTGCAAGATGTCCGGAATGTAACGTGTCGCTGGTTTATCATTCACAACAGGATAAAGTGAGATGCCATTATTGCAATTTTGAGGATAAACCTCCAAATATATGTCCTGAGTGCCAGGCCTTCTATGTGAAATACAGTGGTTATGGAACAGAGAAGGTAGAGGAAGAAATATCAAACTTATTTCCTCATGCGAAATATCAGAGAATGGATACGGATACTACAACCCGAAAGAATTCTCATCAGGGAATATTAAGGGGATTCAAGCATCATGAATTTGATATACTTATAGGAACGCAGATGATAGCAAAAGGACTGGATTTCCCAAAAGTTACATTGGTAGGTGTTATTTCTGCCGATACAAGTCTTTTTTTCCCGGACTTCCGCTCAGGAGAAAGAACATTCCAGCTTTTAACGCAGATTGCAGGTCGTTCAGGCAGAGGGCCCGTCCCAGGCGAGGTTATTATTCAAACTTATAATCCAAATCATTTTAGTATTATTGCTTCAAGCACCTATAATTATAATGATTTCTACAAAAAGGAAATGCTTTTCAGAAAAGGTCTTAACTACCCGCCTTTCAGACACATAGTTCTAATAACCGTCAAAGGACATGACAGCGCAAAGGTTGTAAGAGTGTCTAATGGTTTGGTTTTCCTGCTGAAGAAAGAATTGAGCGGTCAGGATTGTAAGCTTCTTGGCCCTGCGCCAGCTCCTATGGCAAAAATAAAGAATCAGTATCGCTGGCATATTCTTATAAAGCATAAGATGCCGGGAAAAATAAACATGTTTATTGAAAGGTCTATGAAGGGACTAAAAAACAGCAAGTTGCAAATGGGCAAAACTAATATAATAGTGGATATTGATCCGATGAATACGCTATAATGAAAACCCCGTTATATGAGTGGCATGTTGCTAATAAAGCGAGAATGGTTGAATTTGGCGGATGGGAAATGCCTGTTTATTATACTACTGTTTCAGATGAACACAATTGTGTCAGAAAAAATGTCGGGCTTTTTGACCTGTGTCATATGGGGCAGATTAGTGTTTCAGGAGATAATGCATTAGAATTTCTGCAACAGATAGCAACTAACAATATTTCTAAAATTACAATCGGACAGGTTCAGTATTCTCTGGTTTGTAATGATTTAGGCGGGGTTGTCGATGATATTCTTGTCTATAGAAAGAGCGATAGCTATCTTGTTGTAGTAAACGCGTCTAACACCCGTAAGGATTTTGAATGGTTTAACGCGCATAAAATTAGAGATGTAGAGATTAGTAATGTATCAAAGAATATTTTAATGTTAGCAGTACAGGGTCCAAGTGCTGAGAC
Proteins encoded in this window:
- the priA gene encoding primosomal protein N', with the translated sequence MNKKFANVVFPIAVDKEFQYEIPESIGYRIEVGMRVSVPFGRRKSIGYVVGITDKPVYKNLKAISRLLDNFAVFDENMLEFTKWISRYYFCSWGMVLETALPPGMKKEVISRKKQRIVSVAKPQKTICSDIDSKKIKSAKQIKVLKILLSAKGLCMECKALCNIAGVTEAVVKSLKKNEYVSVSHKIFYRDPFARETVMNTQHLSLTSEQGRVFNKVISSIKKGGFNTFLLHGITGSGKTEIYLQAIDFCIKNKKQAIVLVPEISLASQIIQIFKSRFGDRVAILHSRLSKGERYDEWEKIKRGKVDIVVGARSAIFAPFANPGLIIVDESHEPAYKQGEAPRYNGRDVAITRGKLANITVLLGTATPSLETYYNIEVGKYELIELKERIDKRKLPDVRIVDMQDRNVKIPESQVFSKPLLLAIKDKLSKKEQIILFLNRRGFSTYIMCYKCGYVARCPECNVSLVYHSQQDKVRCHYCNFEDKPPNICPECQAFYVKYSGYGTEKVEEEISNLFPHAKYQRMDTDTTTRKNSHQGILRGFKHHEFDILIGTQMIAKGLDFPKVTLVGVISADTSLFFPDFRSGERTFQLLTQIAGRSGRGPVPGEVIIQTYNPNHFSIIASSTYNYNDFYKKEMLFRKGLNYPPFRHIVLITVKGHDSAKVVRVSNGLVFLLKKELSGQDCKLLGPAPAPMAKIKNQYRWHILIKHKMPGKINMFIERSMKGLKNSKLQMGKTNIIVDIDPMNTL